One Actinomadura viridis genomic region harbors:
- a CDS encoding class I SAM-dependent methyltransferase, producing MTLARVFEELVGPEAPVEFAAYDGSRAGVPGAGIRFDVRSPYAVSYLVHSPGSLGLARAYVSGYLDVGGDMYTALSTMQQVFSDVTPGDKLKVLGEVMRDPLLRAAVSRRLDPPPQEAPFSRVPAWLRHSKRRDAKAISHHYDVSNTFYEWVLGPSMAYTCACYPEEHSTLEEAQFFKHDLVAKKLGLRSGMRLLDVGCGWGGMVMHAAKEYGVKALGVTLSKQQAEWAQKAIADRGLSELAEVRHLDYRDVTETGFDAVSSIGLTEHIGKANLGSYFSFLYGKLKPGGRMLNHTITRPDNLAPAMKPGGFINRYVFPDGELEGPGYIQSQMNDAGFEIRHQENLREHYARTLDGWCRNLDEHWDEAVAEVGEGTARVWKVYMAGCRLGFERNWIQLHQTLGVKLDAQGKSHMPLRPDWAS from the coding sequence ATGACGCTGGCCAGGGTCTTCGAGGAACTCGTCGGGCCTGAGGCGCCAGTGGAGTTCGCGGCGTACGACGGGTCACGGGCGGGGGTGCCCGGCGCCGGTATCCGGTTCGACGTGCGCTCACCGTACGCGGTGTCCTACCTGGTGCACTCGCCGGGGTCGCTGGGCCTGGCCCGCGCGTACGTCAGCGGATATCTCGACGTCGGCGGCGACATGTACACGGCGCTGTCCACCATGCAGCAGGTGTTCAGCGACGTGACCCCGGGCGACAAGCTGAAGGTCCTCGGTGAGGTCATGCGCGATCCGCTGCTGCGCGCCGCGGTCAGCAGGCGGCTCGACCCGCCGCCGCAGGAGGCTCCGTTCAGCAGGGTGCCGGCGTGGCTGCGGCACTCCAAGCGGCGCGACGCCAAGGCCATCTCCCACCACTACGACGTCTCCAACACCTTCTACGAGTGGGTGCTGGGCCCGTCCATGGCCTACACGTGCGCGTGTTACCCCGAGGAGCACTCCACCCTCGAAGAGGCGCAGTTCTTCAAGCACGACCTGGTCGCCAAGAAGCTCGGCCTCAGGTCCGGCATGCGGCTCCTGGACGTGGGGTGCGGCTGGGGCGGCATGGTGATGCACGCCGCCAAGGAGTACGGGGTCAAGGCGCTGGGCGTCACCCTGTCCAAGCAGCAGGCCGAGTGGGCCCAGAAGGCCATCGCCGACCGGGGCCTGTCGGAGCTGGCCGAGGTGCGGCACCTGGACTACCGGGACGTGACCGAGACCGGGTTCGACGCGGTCAGCTCGATCGGGCTCACCGAGCACATCGGCAAGGCCAACCTGGGCTCCTACTTCTCGTTCCTCTACGGGAAGCTCAAGCCGGGCGGGCGCATGCTCAACCACACCATCACCCGGCCCGACAACCTCGCGCCCGCGATGAAGCCGGGCGGGTTCATCAACCGGTACGTGTTCCCCGACGGCGAGCTGGAGGGGCCCGGCTACATCCAGTCGCAGATGAACGACGCGGGGTTCGAGATCCGGCACCAGGAGAACCTGCGCGAGCACTACGCCCGGACGCTCGACGGCTGGTGCCGCAACCTGGACGAGCACTGGGACGAGGCCGTCGCCGAAGTGGGCGAGGGCACCGCCCGGGTCTGGAAGGTCTACATGGCCGGCTGCCG